The following coding sequences lie in one Phragmites australis chromosome 8, lpPhrAust1.1, whole genome shotgun sequence genomic window:
- the LOC133926386 gene encoding probable folate-biopterin transporter 2 isoform X1: protein MSPQPPGDLAEDEERETNVLIEAAPGSPAKAAEDGPGRPPSPAAWFRMLSRQLHWSFVFGVVATYGISQGLGGGITRVASDYYWKDVQRVQPSVAQVYHGVTSIPWMVKPLWGLLTDVLPVAGYRRRPYFILAGFIGVIAMLIISLHSKLHALFALLAMMTGSASVAIADVTIDACVAENSIVYPHLAADMMSLNAFCASVGGLIGFSISGFLVHAIGSQGALGMLTIPSALVILAGLLLKEVQIPNFPYEQAHKKFAEASGKMLTTLKCPEVWRPCVYMYISLALSVDIQEGMFFWYTDRSAGPSFSEGFIGFMFAVGSVGSLVGVILYQNILKDHPFRSLLFSSQLLLSLSGILDLMLVLRLNLKMGIPDYYFAVIDEGVSKMINRIKWMPLLVLSSKLCPTGIEGTFFALLMSIDNIGSLTGSWVGGLLLHLLKITRTEFKNLWAAIIIRNAMRLLPLALLFLVPRSDQNSTLLPSDLLNEDDAGETQQIENVELTSLAVDRNSCTDKPLQECNNRGVLDLEQDDDEASLLANRS from the exons ATGTCGCCGCAGCCGCCCGGCGACCTCGCAGAGGATGAGGAGAGAGAGACCAATGTCCTCATCGAGGCGGCTCCAGGGTCGCCGGCCAAGGCAGCGGAGGACGGCCCCGGcaggccgccgtcgccggcggcgtGGTTCCGGATGTTGTCCAGACAGCTGCACTGGAGCTTCGTGTTCGGCGTGGTAGCCACGTACGGCATCAGCCAGGGGCTCGGCGGCGGCATCACGCGCGTGGCGTCCGACTACTACTGGAAGGACGTGCAGCGGGTGCAGCCGTCGGTGGCGCAGGTGTACCATGGCGTCACGTCCATCCCCTGGATGGTCAAGCCGCTCTGGGGCCTGCTCACTGACGTGCTCCCCGTGGCCGGCTACCGGCGCCGGCCGTACTTTATTCTCGCAG GCTTCATTGGAGTGATTGCAATGCTTATAATCTCTCTACACAGCAAGCTTCATGCATTGTTTGCGTTGTTGGCAATGATGACTGGAAGTGCTAGTGTGGCGATAGCGGATGTTACTATAGATGCCTGCGTGGCTGAAAACAGTATAGTCTACCCTCATCTTGCTGCTGACATGATGAGCTTGAATGCATTCTGTGCATCTGTTGGAGGCCTTATTGGATTCTCAATAAGTGGTTTTCTTGTTCATGCAATAGGGTCTCAA GGTGCCCTTGGCATGTTAACTATACCCTCTGCCTTGGTAATTTTAGCTGGACTGCTGCTAAAGGAGGTCCAGATCCCCAACTTTCCATATGAGCAG GCCCATAAGAAGTTTGCAGAGGCAAGTGGAAAAATGTTAACGACCTTAAAATGTCCTGAAGTATGGCGCCCATGTGTTTACATGTACATTTCACTTGCTTTGAGTGTGGACATCCAAGAAGGAATGTTCTTCTGGTACACAGACCGAAGTGCAGGGCCATCTTTTTCTGAG GGATTTATTGGCTTTATGTTCGCAGTTGGGTCAGTTGGTTCTCTTGTCGGAGTCATACTTTATCAGAATATTCTTAAGGACCATCCATTTCGCAGCCTTCTCTTTTCGAGTCAGTTGTTGTTAAGCTTGTCGGGAATACTTGATCTGATGCTGGTTCTTCGTCTAAATCTGAAAATGGGGATACCTGACTACTACTTTGCTGTGATCGATGAGGGGGTCTCCAAAATGATCAACCGTATCAAATGGATGCCACTTTTGGTTCTCAGCTCGAAGCTTTGCCCCACTGGCATTGAGGGCACATTCTTCGCGTTGCTCATGTCCATTGACAACATCGGTTCGTTAACTGGATCTTGGGTGGGCGGGCTGCTCCTTCATTTGCTGAAAATCACAAGAACAGAATTCAAGAACCTCTGGGCTGCGATCATAATACGGAATGCGATGAGGCTACTGCCATTGGCACTGTTGTTTTTGGTGCCTAGAAGTGATCAGAATTCCACTCTTCTTCCATCTGATTTGCTGAATGAGGATGATGCTGGCGAAACTCAGCAAATAGAGAATGTTGAGTTAACCTCTCTTGCCGTCGACAGGAATTCGTGCACTGATAAACCTCTCCAAGAATGCAATAATCGGGGGGTCCTTGATCTAGAACAAGACGATGACGAAGCTTCACTGCTTGCCAACAGGAGTTGA
- the LOC133926386 gene encoding probable folate-biopterin transporter 2 isoform X2, with product MASRPSPGWSSRSGACSLTCSPWPATGAGRTLFSQYAGFIGVIAMLIISLHSKLHALFALLAMMTGSASVAIADVTIDACVAENSIVYPHLAADMMSLNAFCASVGGLIGFSISGFLVHAIGSQGALGMLTIPSALVILAGLLLKEVQIPNFPYEQAHKKFAEASGKMLTTLKCPEVWRPCVYMYISLALSVDIQEGMFFWYTDRSAGPSFSEGFIGFMFAVGSVGSLVGVILYQNILKDHPFRSLLFSSQLLLSLSGILDLMLVLRLNLKMGIPDYYFAVIDEGVSKMINRIKWMPLLVLSSKLCPTGIEGTFFALLMSIDNIGSLTGSWVGGLLLHLLKITRTEFKNLWAAIIIRNAMRLLPLALLFLVPRSDQNSTLLPSDLLNEDDAGETQQIENVELTSLAVDRNSCTDKPLQECNNRGVLDLEQDDDEASLLANRS from the exons ATGGCGTCACGTCCATCCCCTGGATGGTCAAGCCGCTCTGGGGCCTGCTCACTGACGTGCTCCCCGTGGCCGGCTACCGGCGCCGGCCGTACTTTATTCTCGCAG TATGCAGGCTTCATTGGAGTGATTGCAATGCTTATAATCTCTCTACACAGCAAGCTTCATGCATTGTTTGCGTTGTTGGCAATGATGACTGGAAGTGCTAGTGTGGCGATAGCGGATGTTACTATAGATGCCTGCGTGGCTGAAAACAGTATAGTCTACCCTCATCTTGCTGCTGACATGATGAGCTTGAATGCATTCTGTGCATCTGTTGGAGGCCTTATTGGATTCTCAATAAGTGGTTTTCTTGTTCATGCAATAGGGTCTCAA GGTGCCCTTGGCATGTTAACTATACCCTCTGCCTTGGTAATTTTAGCTGGACTGCTGCTAAAGGAGGTCCAGATCCCCAACTTTCCATATGAGCAG GCCCATAAGAAGTTTGCAGAGGCAAGTGGAAAAATGTTAACGACCTTAAAATGTCCTGAAGTATGGCGCCCATGTGTTTACATGTACATTTCACTTGCTTTGAGTGTGGACATCCAAGAAGGAATGTTCTTCTGGTACACAGACCGAAGTGCAGGGCCATCTTTTTCTGAG GGATTTATTGGCTTTATGTTCGCAGTTGGGTCAGTTGGTTCTCTTGTCGGAGTCATACTTTATCAGAATATTCTTAAGGACCATCCATTTCGCAGCCTTCTCTTTTCGAGTCAGTTGTTGTTAAGCTTGTCGGGAATACTTGATCTGATGCTGGTTCTTCGTCTAAATCTGAAAATGGGGATACCTGACTACTACTTTGCTGTGATCGATGAGGGGGTCTCCAAAATGATCAACCGTATCAAATGGATGCCACTTTTGGTTCTCAGCTCGAAGCTTTGCCCCACTGGCATTGAGGGCACATTCTTCGCGTTGCTCATGTCCATTGACAACATCGGTTCGTTAACTGGATCTTGGGTGGGCGGGCTGCTCCTTCATTTGCTGAAAATCACAAGAACAGAATTCAAGAACCTCTGGGCTGCGATCATAATACGGAATGCGATGAGGCTACTGCCATTGGCACTGTTGTTTTTGGTGCCTAGAAGTGATCAGAATTCCACTCTTCTTCCATCTGATTTGCTGAATGAGGATGATGCTGGCGAAACTCAGCAAATAGAGAATGTTGAGTTAACCTCTCTTGCCGTCGACAGGAATTCGTGCACTGATAAACCTCTCCAAGAATGCAATAATCGGGGGGTCCTTGATCTAGAACAAGACGATGACGAAGCTTCACTGCTTGCCAACAGGAGTTGA